The following are encoded in a window of Flavobacteriales bacterium genomic DNA:
- a CDS encoding S8 family serine peptidase: MFRTSPFLVLAFLMNALPASAQEAAHIPGQLLVMMAQGRTPEHVVRDLATVEGAPTGLHVVEALSAPMRCWLLRFDHASVPQPVMLRAILSHPDVLLAQNDHLIEDRSVPDDPQYPDQWHHEKVASEGAWAFSTGGLTATGDTIVVCIIERVDLPHPDLAGNAWMNHAEIPGNGIDDDGNGYVDDHRGWNPGANNDDVYGGSHGTQVAGMAGAKGDNGIGVTGANWNVKLMVVNHGGVSESQVVAAYTYPLVMRRRYNASGGTEGGFVVATNASWGINGGQPSNSPIWCAMYDTLGTAGILNCGATANSNVDVDVVGDLPTACPSDYMVGVTATNSNDMRTNSAYGLNSIDVAAPGNSVLTTSIGGGYGLANGTSFASPLTAGVIGLLYGAPCPALMELVHADPQAGALYIRQMLFDGVDPVGNLPGTIATGGRINAANSMQLIMAACGSCVPPFNLQAYNTAIGTAILAWNAIPADTYTLRYRPVGSGTWTEVEAITSTSQTVTDLLACTVHEFQVASICGGEESAPSSTYVWTSEGCCHHPGAPQLLAHDEGSLEVAWGDVLAATAFDLRWRASGTEDWNEVSGIMSGSHTLYGLAACTGHELQARSICGGEVSPWSPTALFFTTDCGACVDLIYCPSASANSFTEWIDRVRIGTIDHTSGNDGGYGDHTGLSTELPIGAPIPFILTPGYAFFPFAQWFRIWMDLDRDGSFTGADELVFDASGTVNTDLAADLTVPIGTEPGPVRIRIAMKYQSAVPTGCTNGYDFGETEDYCANLSPFDAIGEQGGVTGGGAWVFVDQAGQLAHFHSRHAHPGAVAEVLVMDHGGRLLLRGMMRDGRAVIPVHDLAAGAYVFRIRSAPGQLAHGRFVLTR, translated from the coding sequence ATGTTCCGCACCAGCCCATTTCTCGTCCTGGCTTTCCTGATGAACGCCTTGCCCGCCTCCGCCCAGGAAGCGGCCCATATACCCGGACAGTTGCTGGTGATGATGGCCCAGGGCCGCACGCCGGAGCATGTGGTGCGCGATCTGGCCACTGTTGAGGGCGCCCCGACAGGGCTGCATGTGGTGGAGGCATTGAGCGCACCGATGCGTTGTTGGCTGCTTCGGTTCGATCACGCTTCGGTCCCACAGCCGGTGATGTTGCGCGCCATACTGTCGCATCCCGATGTGCTGCTGGCGCAGAACGACCACCTGATCGAGGACCGCAGCGTACCGGACGATCCGCAGTACCCGGACCAATGGCACCATGAGAAGGTCGCCAGCGAAGGCGCCTGGGCTTTCAGCACGGGCGGCCTCACCGCCACGGGCGACACCATCGTGGTGTGCATCATCGAACGCGTGGACCTGCCCCATCCGGACCTTGCCGGCAACGCCTGGATGAACCATGCGGAGATCCCCGGCAATGGGATCGACGATGATGGGAACGGCTATGTGGACGACCACCGCGGCTGGAACCCCGGCGCGAACAACGACGACGTGTATGGTGGATCGCACGGTACGCAGGTGGCCGGCATGGCGGGTGCGAAAGGCGACAACGGGATCGGGGTAACGGGGGCCAACTGGAATGTGAAGCTGATGGTGGTGAACCACGGCGGCGTGAGCGAGTCGCAGGTGGTGGCGGCCTACACCTATCCGCTGGTGATGCGGCGCAGGTACAACGCGTCGGGTGGCACGGAGGGCGGGTTCGTGGTGGCCACCAACGCCAGCTGGGGCATCAACGGCGGGCAGCCGTCCAACTCACCCATCTGGTGCGCCATGTACGACACGCTCGGCACCGCGGGCATCCTCAACTGCGGCGCCACGGCCAACAGCAATGTGGACGTGGACGTGGTGGGCGATCTGCCCACGGCCTGCCCCAGCGACTACATGGTGGGCGTGACGGCCACCAACAGCAACGACATGCGCACCAACAGTGCATACGGCCTGAACAGCATCGATGTGGCGGCACCGGGCAACAGCGTGCTCACCACCAGCATCGGCGGCGGCTATGGCCTGGCCAATGGCACCTCCTTCGCCAGCCCGCTCACCGCAGGGGTCATCGGCTTGTTGTACGGTGCGCCCTGCCCTGCGCTCATGGAACTGGTGCATGCCGACCCACAAGCCGGCGCGCTCTACATCCGGCAGATGTTGTTCGACGGCGTGGATCCGGTGGGCAACCTGCCGGGCACGATCGCCACCGGGGGCCGCATCAACGCGGCCAACAGCATGCAGCTGATCATGGCCGCCTGCGGCAGTTGCGTACCGCCCTTCAATCTGCAGGCGTACAACACGGCCATCGGCACCGCCATCCTCGCCTGGAACGCCATTCCCGCCGATACCTACACCTTGCGCTACCGGCCAGTGGGTTCAGGAACATGGACCGAGGTGGAAGCGATCACCAGCACCAGCCAAACGGTCACCGACCTGCTGGCCTGCACGGTCCACGAATTCCAAGTGGCCTCCATCTGCGGCGGTGAGGAAAGCGCGCCGAGCAGCACCTACGTATGGACCTCCGAGGGCTGCTGCCACCACCCCGGCGCGCCACAACTGCTGGCCCACGATGAGGGCAGTCTGGAGGTGGCCTGGGGCGATGTTCTCGCGGCCACCGCATTCGATCTGCGCTGGCGTGCAAGTGGAACGGAGGATTGGAATGAAGTGTCCGGGATCATGAGCGGCTCCCACACACTCTATGGCCTCGCTGCCTGCACAGGCCATGAGCTTCAGGCGCGCAGCATATGCGGCGGCGAAGTGTCCCCCTGGTCGCCCACGGCCCTGTTCTTCACCACCGACTGTGGCGCTTGCGTGGACCTGATTTATTGCCCTTCAGCATCGGCCAACTCCTTCACCGAGTGGATCGACCGCGTTCGCATCGGCACCATCGACCACACCTCGGGCAATGATGGCGGCTATGGCGATCATACCGGCCTCTCCACCGAGCTCCCCATCGGGGCGCCCATTCCCTTCATACTAACGCCTGGCTATGCCTTCTTCCCCTTCGCACAATGGTTCCGCATCTGGATGGACCTGGACCGTGACGGATCGTTCACCGGTGCTGACGAATTGGTCTTCGATGCGAGCGGAACCGTCAACACGGACCTCGCTGCCGACCTCACCGTTCCCATCGGCACTGAACCCGGACCGGTACGCATCCGCATCGCCATGAAGTACCAGAGCGCGGTGCCCACGGGCTGCACCAACGGTTACGACTTCGGGGAGACCGAGGACTATTGCGCGAACCTATCCCCCTTCGACGCCATCGGCGAACAAGGTGGCGTGACGGGTGGCGGCGCATGGGTGTTTGTGGACCAGGCCGGGCAACTGGCGCACTTCCATTCCCGCCATGCCCATCCCGGAGCCGTGGCGGAAGTGCTCGTCATGGACCATGGCGGGCGCTTGTTGCTGCGTGGGATGATGCGCGATGGCCGGGCCGTGATCCCCGTGCATGACCTTGCCGCCGGTGCCTATGTGTTCCGCATCCGGTCCGCACCAGGGCAATTGGCGCACGGACGTTTCGTCCTCACCCGCTGA
- a CDS encoding bifunctional UDP-N-acetylmuramoyl-tripeptide:D-alanyl-D-alanine ligase/alanine racemase, with protein sequence MMAQQGHPLHVLAGVVGATLHGGDGAARITHLAIDSRKPMPVEGTLFICLRGERHDGHRYIPELIARGVRHFLVQNDSPLPAPEIPWSGPSAEFVTVADTRDALQRLAAWHRAHFQFPVVGITGSNGKTVVKEWLFQLLRGSEHIVRSPGSWNSQVGVPLSVWEMHEGHTLGLIEAGISEPGEMERLRAVVKPSIGLFTNIGPAHGENFHSDLDKALEKVKLFRDAGTLVYCADHGTVHEAVTKAGLGQRATLRTWSRERNGWLHVPHERRTANGTAIHVINDEADFTFEIPFTDPASVENAMHCVTLLLHLGHRPAWIAERTPLLAPVAMRMEVLDGMHGITLINDTYSNDAASLAIALEHLEAIAAGRPKAVVLSDILESGDAAEVLYARVAALLQRAGVEKLLTVGPRIAAEKHRFTCSVEDHPDTDHLLTSTDPATLAGYAVLVKGARAFALERVTQRWQRQVHGTVLEIDLEAVRHNLNHYRALLGPQVRIMAMVKAFGYGGGAVELARLLAHERVHYLGVAYADEGIDLRQHGIGTPILVMNPEPVPFEVMRRFQLEAEVYDLHGLREADQHAGSDPAMPPIHLKLDTGMRRLGFAPEDLPALLEALRDARHLRVASILSHFSAADDPAQDDHTRQQLSTFLRMADAIAETLGYRPLRHIAHSAGTTRFPAARLDMVRLGIGLHGIGFDVNEQDLLRPVATLRTPVAQIKHLRAGDTVGYGRSWRAEGARVIATLPIGYADGISRRLSNGVGRVWIHGKAAPIVGRVCMDMCMVDVTGIPCDVGDEAIVFGPEHPVGELAAALGTIPYEVLTSIPPRVKRVYLRG encoded by the coding sequence ATGATGGCGCAGCAGGGACACCCATTGCACGTGCTGGCCGGGGTGGTGGGTGCAACGCTCCACGGTGGCGACGGTGCCGCCCGCATCACCCACCTGGCCATCGATTCGCGCAAGCCGATGCCCGTGGAAGGCACGCTGTTCATCTGCCTGCGTGGTGAGCGGCACGACGGCCACCGCTACATCCCGGAATTGATCGCGCGCGGCGTGCGCCATTTTCTGGTGCAGAACGACAGCCCTCTGCCCGCACCAGAGATCCCTTGGAGCGGTCCCTCGGCGGAATTCGTGACCGTGGCGGATACACGCGACGCCCTGCAACGCCTCGCCGCCTGGCACCGGGCGCACTTCCAATTTCCCGTGGTGGGCATCACCGGCAGCAACGGCAAGACGGTGGTGAAGGAATGGCTCTTCCAACTGTTGCGCGGCAGCGAGCACATCGTGCGCAGCCCGGGCAGCTGGAATTCGCAGGTGGGCGTGCCGTTGAGCGTGTGGGAGATGCACGAGGGACACACGCTGGGGCTGATCGAGGCGGGGATCAGTGAACCGGGCGAGATGGAACGCCTGCGCGCGGTGGTCAAACCTTCCATCGGGCTGTTCACCAACATCGGCCCGGCACATGGTGAGAACTTCCACAGTGACCTGGACAAGGCCCTGGAGAAGGTCAAATTGTTCCGCGACGCGGGAACGTTGGTCTACTGCGCGGACCACGGCACCGTGCATGAAGCGGTGACGAAAGCCGGCCTGGGACAACGCGCCACGCTGCGCACCTGGAGCCGCGAGCGCAACGGCTGGCTCCATGTACCGCATGAACGAAGGACCGCGAACGGCACGGCGATCCACGTGATCAACGATGAGGCCGACTTCACTTTCGAGATCCCCTTCACCGATCCGGCCTCCGTGGAGAACGCGATGCATTGTGTGACACTGCTGTTGCATCTGGGCCATCGGCCAGCATGGATCGCGGAGCGCACACCTTTGCTCGCGCCCGTGGCCATGCGCATGGAGGTGCTCGATGGCATGCACGGCATCACGTTGATCAACGACACGTACAGCAACGACGCGGCCTCGCTCGCCATCGCCTTGGAACACCTGGAGGCGATCGCGGCGGGCCGCCCCAAGGCGGTGGTGCTGAGCGACATCCTCGAAAGCGGCGATGCGGCCGAAGTGCTGTATGCCCGTGTGGCCGCGCTGCTGCAACGGGCCGGCGTGGAGAAACTCCTGACGGTGGGGCCTCGCATCGCGGCGGAGAAGCACCGCTTCACCTGTTCCGTGGAAGACCACCCGGACACCGACCATCTCCTCACCTCCACCGATCCCGCCACATTGGCCGGATATGCGGTACTGGTGAAGGGCGCTCGGGCGTTCGCGCTGGAACGCGTGACCCAACGCTGGCAGCGCCAAGTGCATGGCACCGTGCTGGAGATCGATCTGGAGGCCGTGCGCCACAACCTGAACCACTACCGCGCCCTCTTGGGACCACAGGTGCGCATCATGGCCATGGTGAAGGCCTTCGGCTATGGCGGTGGCGCGGTCGAACTCGCCCGCTTGCTGGCGCACGAGCGCGTGCACTACCTCGGCGTGGCCTATGCCGACGAAGGCATCGATCTGCGACAGCATGGCATCGGCACGCCCATCCTGGTGATGAACCCCGAGCCGGTGCCCTTCGAGGTGATGCGCCGATTCCAGCTCGAAGCGGAGGTCTACGACCTGCACGGCCTGCGAGAAGCCGATCAGCATGCTGGCAGCGACCCTGCCATGCCGCCTATCCATCTCAAGCTTGACACGGGCATGCGGCGTTTGGGCTTCGCGCCGGAGGATCTGCCGGCCCTGCTGGAAGCCCTGCGCGATGCCCGGCACCTGCGCGTGGCGTCGATCCTCTCCCACTTTTCCGCGGCCGACGACCCGGCCCAGGACGATCACACCCGCCAGCAGCTGTCCACTTTCCTGCGCATGGCCGACGCGATCGCCGAAACGCTCGGCTACCGGCCGCTGCGGCATATCGCCCACAGCGCCGGCACCACACGCTTCCCAGCTGCGCGGCTGGACATGGTGCGCCTCGGCATCGGCCTGCACGGCATCGGTTTCGACGTGAACGAACAAGACCTTTTGCGGCCCGTGGCCACCTTGCGCACCCCCGTGGCCCAGATCAAACACCTGCGCGCCGGCGACACGGTGGGCTATGGCCGAAGTTGGCGTGCCGAAGGAGCCCGCGTGATCGCCACCCTGCCCATCGGCTATGCGGATGGCATTTCAAGACGGCTCAGCAATGGGGTGGGACGCGTTTGGATCCATGGGAAGGCGGCACCCATCGTGGGCCGGGTATGCATGGACATGTGCATGGTGGACGTGACCGGTATCCCCTGCGATGTGGGCGATGAGGCGATCGTGTTCGGGCCGGAGCACCCTGTGGGCGAGTTGGCCGCGGCATTGGGCACCATTCCCTATGAGGTGCTCACCTCCATTCCGCCCCGTGTGAAGCGCGTGTACCTGCGGGGCTGA
- a CDS encoding glycosyltransferase family 9 protein: MREPEHIILSRPDGIGDVMLTLPMAGVLRARWPQVRITFLGRIYTAPVLRHCAHLEQVVTLEELRDADPVATFEHLGADAIVHVFPQREVARWASRARIPMRIGTSHRWWHWTTCTHRVDFSRRRSELHEARLNLELLRPLGFTDPPDVGALSALSGFMPPAPGAAVRAMLKPGRSTLVLHPRSKGSAVEWGLDRFSELIHRLDPETWHVVVTGTKAESESYREALPLHLSHVTDAGGRLDLDQLIGLIAASDALVAASTGPLHIAAACGIRAIGLYAPQHPIHPGRWAPLGKHARALVAEEAPNGDDPAAWIRAIGVDQVLSALETPSSEAGSRTGEKTSSA; this comes from the coding sequence TTGCGCGAACCTGAACACATCATCCTGTCACGCCCGGACGGCATCGGCGACGTGATGCTCACCCTGCCGATGGCCGGCGTGCTGCGCGCACGGTGGCCGCAGGTCCGCATCACCTTCCTGGGCCGCATCTACACGGCGCCCGTGCTGCGGCATTGCGCGCATCTGGAACAGGTCGTGACGCTGGAGGAATTGCGGGACGCCGATCCCGTGGCCACTTTCGAACATCTGGGCGCGGACGCGATCGTCCATGTGTTCCCGCAACGGGAGGTGGCGCGTTGGGCGTCGCGCGCGCGGATCCCCATGCGCATCGGCACCTCGCATCGCTGGTGGCATTGGACCACCTGCACGCACCGGGTGGACTTCAGCCGCCGACGCAGCGAGCTGCACGAAGCACGCCTGAACTTGGAACTGTTGCGTCCGCTCGGCTTCACCGATCCGCCCGATGTGGGCGCGTTGTCCGCGCTCAGCGGATTCATGCCCCCGGCGCCTGGCGCCGCGGTGAGGGCCATGCTCAAGCCAGGGCGCTCCACCCTGGTACTCCATCCACGATCGAAGGGCAGCGCGGTGGAATGGGGCCTGGACCGTTTCTCGGAACTGATCCATCGCCTTGACCCGGAGACGTGGCACGTGGTGGTCACCGGCACCAAGGCCGAATCGGAGAGCTATCGCGAAGCCCTTCCACTGCATCTGTCGCATGTGACCGACGCGGGTGGCCGTCTTGACCTGGACCAACTCATCGGCCTGATCGCCGCCAGCGATGCCTTGGTGGCGGCCAGCACGGGTCCGTTGCACATCGCAGCGGCCTGTGGCATCCGCGCCATCGGGCTCTACGCGCCGCAGCATCCCATACACCCCGGCAGATGGGCGCCATTGGGGAAGCATGCGCGTGCATTGGTCGCTGAGGAAGCGCCGAACGGCGACGACCCAGCGGCTTGGATACGCGCGATCGGTGTGGATCAGGTCCTGTCCGCGCTGGAAACGCCATCATCCGAAGCCGGATCACGGACCGGGGAAAAGACCAGCAGCGCATAG
- a CDS encoding glycosyltransferase family 2 protein codes for MAGISAVIITRDEAHDIGRCIASVQGVADEVVVVDSGSTDDTCAIARAAGARVVEHAWEGYAAQKNFANGLAVHDHILSLDADEALSPELARVILEVKRTGPHGAYRFARLTNYCGTWVRHGGWYPDVKLRLFPKGAARWEGEHVHEELRLDAGTEVHDLKGDLLHWSYRSVKEHLERIERYSDLHALKMNAEGRRATWTKRLFAPPFKFFQGYVLLLGFLDGLAGLRIAWYSAYAVAMKYTKLQRLGLART; via the coding sequence ATGGCAGGTATCTCGGCGGTCATCATCACGCGCGATGAAGCGCATGACATCGGCCGCTGCATCGCATCGGTGCAAGGCGTGGCCGATGAAGTGGTGGTGGTGGATTCCGGCAGCACGGACGACACCTGTGCGATCGCCAGGGCCGCCGGTGCCCGCGTGGTGGAGCATGCTTGGGAAGGTTATGCGGCGCAGAAGAATTTCGCCAATGGCCTCGCGGTGCACGATCACATCCTTTCCCTGGACGCCGATGAAGCCCTTTCACCGGAACTGGCAAGGGTGATCCTGGAAGTGAAGCGTACCGGCCCGCATGGCGCCTATCGCTTCGCACGGCTCACCAACTATTGCGGCACCTGGGTGCGTCATGGCGGCTGGTATCCCGATGTGAAGCTCCGGCTCTTCCCCAAGGGTGCCGCGCGCTGGGAGGGCGAACATGTGCATGAGGAACTCCGTCTGGATGCCGGGACCGAAGTACACGATCTGAAAGGCGACCTGTTGCATTGGTCCTACCGCAGCGTCAAGGAGCATCTGGAGCGCATCGAGCGATACAGTGATCTGCACGCCCTGAAAATGAACGCCGAGGGCAGGCGCGCCACTTGGACCAAACGCCTCTTCGCGCCACCGTTCAAGTTCTTCCAGGGCTATGTGTTGCTGCTCGGCTTCCTCGACGGCCTCGCCGGACTTCGCATCGCCTGGTACTCCGCATACGCCGTGGCGATGAAATACACCAAACTCCAGCGGTTGGGCCTTGCGCGAACCTGA
- a CDS encoding S8 family serine peptidase, with amino-acid sequence MRYPMFAVVLGTALMLPFQAASQDPGIIPGDILVMITPDGDPHTIANDLRHVDNLFTNMRVDHLASEPMRIWLLKFDPGTVPQERMLEEVKRHPDVMIAQNDHPVSFRIVPNDPQYNQQWHHPNIQSPQAWDYTTGGLTATGDTIVLCVIEGANLLHTDLVGNRWLNYGEIPNNGIDDDGNGYVDDHRGWNPGGNNDNVYSGAHGTQVAGMLGAKGNNGVGVSGANWDVKIMVVTVGNLSQANVIASYTYPLVMRRRYNNSNGAQGSFVVATNASWGIDGGNPNNYPLWCAVYDTLGTAGILSCGATANNNVNVDVVGDMPTACPSPFMVSVTATNNQNNRTFSAYGLTTIDVGAPGNNVYTTSGSNTYGSTSGTSFASPLTAGVIGLLYSAPCPSLMSLVHGDPQAGAMYIRQMLFDGVDVVGNLPGTIVTGGRINAFKSMQLIMNACSACAPATSPAVTAPTPGTANFTWNAPGGGPFTVRYRVVGAPNWIVVNGVDGNIYQATGLAPCSPYEFQVDVDCGGGESSGFTNSVVLQPPAEAAPQIGQSGPLIFCLGGSVTLTSSVAQGIQWSTGANTPSIVVQQSGTYTATLNGVCGTYVSAPVTVTVVGDQPPEAPSVTIPGPGVASLNASGDSVVWYATSSGGAPIGYGSPWNTPFVNEPTSFWVGNVVTFQPAPDFGGRTNFSQPGIYHTNANNWLTFTANESFTIKSVKVYANGAGNRPIGLVNMPSGTVVQQATFNVPNGESRVDLNFNVPGPGTYGLRVMSGNPQLWRDGIGSGTSFPYPLGGLGAVTGSTVTGADAGAYYYFFYDWEVQRAAVTCNTGLTQVNVDFSVGLEETLTTTGVSMFPNPADRDIFFDVTGALANERLQIILLDNTGREVARKSTDNGRATITTAFLANGLYHYRVLHGTEEVAYGKFVVNHL; translated from the coding sequence ATGAGATATCCAATGTTTGCGGTGGTGCTCGGCACCGCCCTTATGCTGCCGTTCCAGGCGGCCTCACAAGACCCAGGCATCATCCCCGGTGACATTCTGGTGATGATCACCCCCGACGGTGACCCGCACACCATCGCCAACGATCTGCGCCATGTGGACAACTTGTTCACCAACATGCGGGTGGACCACCTGGCCAGCGAACCCATGCGCATCTGGCTGCTGAAGTTCGATCCCGGCACGGTGCCCCAGGAGCGCATGCTCGAAGAAGTGAAACGCCACCCGGACGTGATGATCGCCCAGAACGACCACCCGGTGAGCTTCCGCATCGTGCCCAACGACCCGCAATACAACCAGCAGTGGCACCACCCGAACATCCAGTCGCCCCAAGCCTGGGACTACACCACCGGCGGTCTCACCGCCACGGGCGATACGATCGTGCTGTGCGTGATCGAAGGTGCCAACCTGCTGCACACGGACCTGGTGGGCAATCGCTGGCTCAACTACGGTGAGATCCCCAACAACGGGATCGACGATGATGGCAATGGCTACGTGGACGACCACCGCGGCTGGAACCCCGGCGGCAACAACGACAATGTATACAGCGGCGCTCACGGCACGCAGGTGGCCGGCATGCTCGGCGCCAAAGGCAACAACGGTGTGGGTGTCTCTGGCGCCAATTGGGACGTGAAGATCATGGTGGTGACCGTGGGCAACCTGTCGCAGGCGAACGTGATCGCCAGCTACACCTACCCGCTGGTGATGCGCCGCCGTTACAACAACAGCAACGGTGCGCAAGGCTCCTTCGTGGTGGCCACCAACGCCAGCTGGGGCATCGATGGCGGCAACCCCAACAACTACCCGCTCTGGTGTGCCGTGTATGACACCCTGGGCACCGCGGGCATCCTCAGCTGCGGGGCCACGGCCAACAACAACGTGAACGTGGACGTGGTGGGCGATATGCCCACGGCCTGCCCCAGCCCATTCATGGTGAGCGTGACAGCCACCAACAACCAGAACAACCGCACCTTCAGCGCTTATGGTCTCACCACCATCGATGTGGGCGCGCCGGGCAACAACGTGTACACCACCAGCGGCAGCAACACGTATGGCAGTACGAGTGGAACCTCCTTCGCCAGTCCGCTTACCGCAGGGGTGATCGGTCTGTTGTACAGTGCGCCCTGTCCTTCACTGATGTCGCTCGTGCATGGCGACCCACAAGCCGGAGCCATGTACATACGGCAAATGCTCTTCGATGGCGTGGACGTGGTGGGCAACCTGCCCGGCACCATCGTCACCGGAGGAAGGATCAACGCCTTCAAGAGCATGCAGCTGATCATGAACGCCTGCTCGGCCTGCGCGCCCGCCACCAGCCCGGCAGTTACAGCGCCCACGCCCGGCACGGCCAACTTCACGTGGAACGCCCCCGGTGGCGGTCCCTTCACCGTGCGCTACCGCGTGGTGGGTGCTCCCAACTGGATCGTGGTGAACGGTGTGGATGGCAACATCTATCAGGCCACCGGTCTGGCCCCTTGCAGCCCCTATGAGTTCCAAGTGGATGTGGATTGCGGAGGTGGTGAAAGCAGTGGCTTCACCAACAGCGTGGTGCTCCAACCGCCTGCGGAAGCCGCTCCGCAGATCGGCCAGAGCGGACCCCTCATTTTCTGCCTGGGCGGCAGTGTCACGCTCACCTCCTCCGTGGCCCAAGGCATCCAGTGGAGCACGGGCGCGAACACGCCCTCCATCGTGGTGCAGCAGAGCGGCACATACACCGCCACGCTGAATGGTGTTTGTGGCACCTACGTTTCCGCACCCGTGACGGTGACCGTAGTGGGCGACCAGCCGCCAGAGGCACCGAGCGTCACCATACCAGGACCCGGCGTGGCCTCGCTCAATGCCAGCGGCGACAGCGTGGTGTGGTACGCCACTTCCTCAGGCGGTGCGCCCATCGGCTACGGCAGTCCGTGGAACACACCCTTCGTGAATGAACCCACCAGCTTCTGGGTGGGCAACGTGGTCACCTTCCAACCGGCGCCTGACTTTGGCGGGCGGACCAACTTCTCGCAGCCTGGCATCTACCACACCAACGCCAACAACTGGCTGACCTTCACGGCGAACGAGTCGTTCACGATCAAGAGCGTGAAGGTCTATGCCAACGGCGCGGGCAACCGGCCCATCGGCCTGGTGAACATGCCATCGGGCACGGTGGTGCAACAGGCCACGTTCAATGTTCCCAACGGTGAAAGCCGCGTGGACCTGAACTTCAACGTACCGGGACCCGGCACTTACGGCCTGCGTGTGATGAGCGGCAATCCACAATTGTGGCGTGATGGGATCGGAAGCGGCACATCCTTCCCCTATCCGCTGGGCGGCCTGGGCGCGGTGACCGGTAGCACGGTGACCGGTGCCGATGCGGGAGCCTATTACTACTTCTTCTACGACTGGGAGGTGCAGCGTGCGGCGGTCACCTGCAACACCGGGCTGACCCAGGTGAACGTGGACTTCAGCGTAGGTCTGGAAGAAACGTTGACGACCACCGGTGTGAGCATGTTCCCCAACCCGGCGGACCGGGACATCTTCTTCGACGTCACCGGTGCGCTGGCCAACGAAAGGCTGCAGATCATCCTGCTGGACAACACCGGCCGTGAGGTGGCACGCAAGAGCACCGACAATGGCCGGGCCACCATCACCACGGCATTCCTCGCCAATGGCCTGTACCATTACCGAGTGTTGCACGGTACGGAGGAAGTGGCCTACGGCAAATTCGTGGTGAACCACCTGTGA